In the genome of Mytilus edulis chromosome 3, xbMytEdul2.2, whole genome shotgun sequence, one region contains:
- the LOC139515887 gene encoding interferon-inducible GTPase 5-like isoform X1 codes for MSISHHSGNCPNCRQNINEGQRFCEHCGYKIEASRSTMICLGKMEDGNQCNGLLRNDASFCPNCGTRNHILVLFNVAQASASNMVTDGAHSELLYTRSTDDEGGDIWEISGAVLENEAQASVSNKVVADNESLSSRSTDDEAGDIWNTSDAVLKDEAFNNPALYDEFYSDLESGGATTTEASIEEILNRWETEEVQFGIVGRSAMGKSTFINLLLNLSPTDPGHAKVGEGDCTTLIKTYEHPKFGSFKLVDFPGFGTLNMTKDQFLVKFNSVNLDYFFVFIDTVLMEEDIWLVKKLKERKIAYSFVRTKIDVIVDKARKIGTNEQEAIAQIRSKLEDTMARNDTLRGSKLFLISNFREYFHYADLIRLLIHITSLIPDGKVEALLFFLPLLTPELIELKCKTLKKRIKFVAVATGVIAAIPIPLVDFPVNMAIVTREVRRYIRILNLDQPYVKKVPGLKHPSLKEKTKIESIKAQFMKCLKLGAVAAVSQLDWVLPGIGSAIAGPAAIALIAHHLKSELEVLRVDAEVVYVYMLEHT; via the exons ATGAGTATATCACATCATAGTGGAAATTGTCCAAATTGCAGACAAAATATCAATGAAGGTCAACGGTTTTGCGAACACTGTGGATATAAAATTGAAGCGAGTAGATCGACAATGATTTGCCTTGGAAAAATGGAGGATGGCAATCAATGTAACGGATTGCTGAGAAACGATGCAAGTTTTTGCCCAAACTGTGGGACGCGAAACCATATTTTAG TTTTGTTTAACGTAGCACAAGCATCAGCATCAAATATGGTTACCGATGGAGCTCACAGTGAATTATTATATACAAGATCTACTGACGATGAAGGTGGAGATATTTGGGAAATCAGTGGCGCAGTACTTGAAAatgaag CACAGGCCTCAGTATCAAATAAGGTGGTAGCTGACAATGAATCTTTAAGTTCAAGATCTACTGACGATGAGGCTGGAGATATTTGGAATACGAGTGACGCAGTGCTTAAAGATGAAG CTTTCAATAATCCAGCTCTGTACGATGAATTTTATAGTGACCTGGAATCCGGAGGCGCTACCACAACAGAGGCCTCGATAGAAGAAATATTGAACAGGTGGGAAACAGAAGAAGTACAATTTGGAATTGTCGGTCGGTCTGCAATGGGAAAGTCAACATTTATCAATTTACTGCTAAATCTTAGTCCAACAGATCCTGGGCATGCCAAAGTTGGAGAAGGAGATTGCACAACATTGATAAAGACATATGAACATCCAAAGTTTGGTTCATTCAAGCTTGTAGACTTCCCTGGATTTGGGACGCTCAACATGACGAAAGATCAATTCCTTGTCAAATTTAATTCTGTGAACCTagattatttctttgttttcattgacaccgTACTTATGGAAGAAGATATATGGCTAGTTAAAAAACTGAAGGAACGAAAAATCGCATATTCGTTCGTGAGAACCAAGATTGATGTTATTGTTGATAAAGCGAGAAAGATCGGAACTAACGAACAAGAAGCGATCGCTCAAATAAGGAGTAAATTAGAAGATACAATGGCACGTAACGATACTCTGAGAGGTTCAAAGTTATTTCTTATTTCAAACTTCAGAGAGTATTTTCATTATGCGGATTTGATTAGATTACTGATACACATAACTTCTTTAATTCCCGATGGTAAAGTGGAAGCGCTGCTTTTCTTTCTTCCTTTGTTAACTCCAGAACTTATTGAATTGAAATGCAAAACATTAAAGAAGAGGATTAAATTTGTGGCTGTTGCGACTGGTGTGATTGCTGCTATCCCAATTCCGTTGGTTGATTTCCCTGTGAACATGGCTATAGTTACTCGAGAGGTACGCAGATATATCAGAATTCTAAACCTTGACCAGCCATATGTCAAAAAAGTTCCAGGACTAAAACATCCGTCTTTAAAGGAAAAGACCAAAATCGAATCAATAAAGGCACAATTTATGAAATGCTTGAAGCTAGGAGCAGTCGCAGCAGTATCTCAACTTGACTGGGTATTGCCTGGTATTGGATCTGCCATTGCCGGACCTGCAGCAATTGCTTTGATTGCTCATCATTTGAAGTCTGAATTGGAAGTGCTTCGAGTAGATGCAGAAGTGGTATATGTCTATATGTTAGAACATACATAA
- the LOC139515887 gene encoding interferon-inducible GTPase 5-like isoform X2, with translation MSISHHSGNCPNCRQNINEGQRFCEHCGYKIEASRSTMICLGKMEDGNQCNGLLRNDASFCPNCGTRNHILAQASASNMVTDGAHSELLYTRSTDDEGGDIWEISGAVLENEAQASVSNKVVADNESLSSRSTDDEAGDIWNTSDAVLKDEAFNNPALYDEFYSDLESGGATTTEASIEEILNRWETEEVQFGIVGRSAMGKSTFINLLLNLSPTDPGHAKVGEGDCTTLIKTYEHPKFGSFKLVDFPGFGTLNMTKDQFLVKFNSVNLDYFFVFIDTVLMEEDIWLVKKLKERKIAYSFVRTKIDVIVDKARKIGTNEQEAIAQIRSKLEDTMARNDTLRGSKLFLISNFREYFHYADLIRLLIHITSLIPDGKVEALLFFLPLLTPELIELKCKTLKKRIKFVAVATGVIAAIPIPLVDFPVNMAIVTREVRRYIRILNLDQPYVKKVPGLKHPSLKEKTKIESIKAQFMKCLKLGAVAAVSQLDWVLPGIGSAIAGPAAIALIAHHLKSELEVLRVDAEVVYVYMLEHT, from the exons ATGAGTATATCACATCATAGTGGAAATTGTCCAAATTGCAGACAAAATATCAATGAAGGTCAACGGTTTTGCGAACACTGTGGATATAAAATTGAAGCGAGTAGATCGACAATGATTTGCCTTGGAAAAATGGAGGATGGCAATCAATGTAACGGATTGCTGAGAAACGATGCAAGTTTTTGCCCAAACTGTGGGACGCGAAACCATATTTTAG CACAAGCATCAGCATCAAATATGGTTACCGATGGAGCTCACAGTGAATTATTATATACAAGATCTACTGACGATGAAGGTGGAGATATTTGGGAAATCAGTGGCGCAGTACTTGAAAatgaag CACAGGCCTCAGTATCAAATAAGGTGGTAGCTGACAATGAATCTTTAAGTTCAAGATCTACTGACGATGAGGCTGGAGATATTTGGAATACGAGTGACGCAGTGCTTAAAGATGAAG CTTTCAATAATCCAGCTCTGTACGATGAATTTTATAGTGACCTGGAATCCGGAGGCGCTACCACAACAGAGGCCTCGATAGAAGAAATATTGAACAGGTGGGAAACAGAAGAAGTACAATTTGGAATTGTCGGTCGGTCTGCAATGGGAAAGTCAACATTTATCAATTTACTGCTAAATCTTAGTCCAACAGATCCTGGGCATGCCAAAGTTGGAGAAGGAGATTGCACAACATTGATAAAGACATATGAACATCCAAAGTTTGGTTCATTCAAGCTTGTAGACTTCCCTGGATTTGGGACGCTCAACATGACGAAAGATCAATTCCTTGTCAAATTTAATTCTGTGAACCTagattatttctttgttttcattgacaccgTACTTATGGAAGAAGATATATGGCTAGTTAAAAAACTGAAGGAACGAAAAATCGCATATTCGTTCGTGAGAACCAAGATTGATGTTATTGTTGATAAAGCGAGAAAGATCGGAACTAACGAACAAGAAGCGATCGCTCAAATAAGGAGTAAATTAGAAGATACAATGGCACGTAACGATACTCTGAGAGGTTCAAAGTTATTTCTTATTTCAAACTTCAGAGAGTATTTTCATTATGCGGATTTGATTAGATTACTGATACACATAACTTCTTTAATTCCCGATGGTAAAGTGGAAGCGCTGCTTTTCTTTCTTCCTTTGTTAACTCCAGAACTTATTGAATTGAAATGCAAAACATTAAAGAAGAGGATTAAATTTGTGGCTGTTGCGACTGGTGTGATTGCTGCTATCCCAATTCCGTTGGTTGATTTCCCTGTGAACATGGCTATAGTTACTCGAGAGGTACGCAGATATATCAGAATTCTAAACCTTGACCAGCCATATGTCAAAAAAGTTCCAGGACTAAAACATCCGTCTTTAAAGGAAAAGACCAAAATCGAATCAATAAAGGCACAATTTATGAAATGCTTGAAGCTAGGAGCAGTCGCAGCAGTATCTCAACTTGACTGGGTATTGCCTGGTATTGGATCTGCCATTGCCGGACCTGCAGCAATTGCTTTGATTGCTCATCATTTGAAGTCTGAATTGGAAGTGCTTCGAGTAGATGCAGAAGTGGTATATGTCTATATGTTAGAACATACATAA
- the LOC139515887 gene encoding interferon-inducible GTPase 5-like isoform X3, whose translation MVTDGAHSELLYTRSTDDEGGDIWEISGAVLENEAQASVSNKVVADNESLSSRSTDDEAGDIWNTSDAVLKDEAFNNPALYDEFYSDLESGGATTTEASIEEILNRWETEEVQFGIVGRSAMGKSTFINLLLNLSPTDPGHAKVGEGDCTTLIKTYEHPKFGSFKLVDFPGFGTLNMTKDQFLVKFNSVNLDYFFVFIDTVLMEEDIWLVKKLKERKIAYSFVRTKIDVIVDKARKIGTNEQEAIAQIRSKLEDTMARNDTLRGSKLFLISNFREYFHYADLIRLLIHITSLIPDGKVEALLFFLPLLTPELIELKCKTLKKRIKFVAVATGVIAAIPIPLVDFPVNMAIVTREVRRYIRILNLDQPYVKKVPGLKHPSLKEKTKIESIKAQFMKCLKLGAVAAVSQLDWVLPGIGSAIAGPAAIALIAHHLKSELEVLRVDAEVVYVYMLEHT comes from the exons ATGGTTACCGATGGAGCTCACAGTGAATTATTATATACAAGATCTACTGACGATGAAGGTGGAGATATTTGGGAAATCAGTGGCGCAGTACTTGAAAatgaag CACAGGCCTCAGTATCAAATAAGGTGGTAGCTGACAATGAATCTTTAAGTTCAAGATCTACTGACGATGAGGCTGGAGATATTTGGAATACGAGTGACGCAGTGCTTAAAGATGAAG CTTTCAATAATCCAGCTCTGTACGATGAATTTTATAGTGACCTGGAATCCGGAGGCGCTACCACAACAGAGGCCTCGATAGAAGAAATATTGAACAGGTGGGAAACAGAAGAAGTACAATTTGGAATTGTCGGTCGGTCTGCAATGGGAAAGTCAACATTTATCAATTTACTGCTAAATCTTAGTCCAACAGATCCTGGGCATGCCAAAGTTGGAGAAGGAGATTGCACAACATTGATAAAGACATATGAACATCCAAAGTTTGGTTCATTCAAGCTTGTAGACTTCCCTGGATTTGGGACGCTCAACATGACGAAAGATCAATTCCTTGTCAAATTTAATTCTGTGAACCTagattatttctttgttttcattgacaccgTACTTATGGAAGAAGATATATGGCTAGTTAAAAAACTGAAGGAACGAAAAATCGCATATTCGTTCGTGAGAACCAAGATTGATGTTATTGTTGATAAAGCGAGAAAGATCGGAACTAACGAACAAGAAGCGATCGCTCAAATAAGGAGTAAATTAGAAGATACAATGGCACGTAACGATACTCTGAGAGGTTCAAAGTTATTTCTTATTTCAAACTTCAGAGAGTATTTTCATTATGCGGATTTGATTAGATTACTGATACACATAACTTCTTTAATTCCCGATGGTAAAGTGGAAGCGCTGCTTTTCTTTCTTCCTTTGTTAACTCCAGAACTTATTGAATTGAAATGCAAAACATTAAAGAAGAGGATTAAATTTGTGGCTGTTGCGACTGGTGTGATTGCTGCTATCCCAATTCCGTTGGTTGATTTCCCTGTGAACATGGCTATAGTTACTCGAGAGGTACGCAGATATATCAGAATTCTAAACCTTGACCAGCCATATGTCAAAAAAGTTCCAGGACTAAAACATCCGTCTTTAAAGGAAAAGACCAAAATCGAATCAATAAAGGCACAATTTATGAAATGCTTGAAGCTAGGAGCAGTCGCAGCAGTATCTCAACTTGACTGGGTATTGCCTGGTATTGGATCTGCCATTGCCGGACCTGCAGCAATTGCTTTGATTGCTCATCATTTGAAGTCTGAATTGGAAGTGCTTCGAGTAGATGCAGAAGTGGTATATGTCTATATGTTAGAACATACATAA